The segment CACGAACCTACTCCCGGATTCCGCAGCAAGCGGTCTGAGTCGTCCGGGCAGCACACTCGAGAATACCACGAGACCAGACGAGTATCAATGACAAACCGCTGGAGATCTGGAGGATCCGGAATCAGCGGAGCGTCCGGTAACCGACCGAGTTTATCCCGGACGCGGCCTCGGCCGATAATGCCGATGTGACGGGGGAAAAGGAAACAGGATATGTCGGCCTGGTTGGACAAGGTGCTGACGCGTCAGCGGATGCTGATGTACCCCGCGGCGCTGCTGGTGGCGACGCTGGCGGCCTACCTGCTGGTCGCGGCCAGGTCCGATAACCTGATCGAGCCGAGCGGCAAGATCATCGGCCACGATTTTCTGGCCTTTTACATGGCCGGCGAGATGGCCGCCGACGGGCAGGTCGAGCCGCTCTATCAGCCGGCGGCCCAGACGGCTTGGCAGCAGGCGTTCATGGCCCCGATCAACCCGAAGTGGCAAGGCACGTGCCTTTATCTGAATCCGCCCCACTACGCCTGGCTGATGTCGTGGATTTCGTGGCTGGGATACGGCGGGGCGCTGGCGGTCTGGTGGGTGTTTTCGCTGGCGTGTTTTGCCGCGACGGCGGCGATCTGGCGTCGCTGGCTTGACCGCGAGGACTGGGTTCTGGCGGTCATTTTGGCGGTGTCGATGCCGGCGTGGTTTCAAGCCCTGGCGGGCGGGCAGAACACGTTTGTCACGCTGATGGTGCTCAGCGGGTTCTGCGCGTGTCTGCTGAACCGCTGGGACTTGCGAGCCGGTCTGGTGCTGTCATTGCTGGCGTTCAAGTTTCAGTTCCTGCTGATTCCCGCAGCAGTGCTGCTGGTCAAGGGCCGCTGGCGGGCGATCGGCGGATTGGCCCTGGGAGGCGGTTTGACGCTGATTTTGACGGTCGTTATGCTGGGACCGGAATCCATCAGCCAGTACGTGCGCTTCGGTTCGAGCCTGGGCGAGTTGATGCGGACCGAAGGCTTTGATGTGTACAAGCAGCATTCGTGGCACGGTTTCTTCGCCCTTGCGGGGTCCGGCTGGTTG is part of the Phycisphaerae bacterium genome and harbors:
- a CDS encoding DUF2029 domain-containing protein; protein product: MSAWLDKVLTRQRMLMYPAALLVATLAAYLLVAARSDNLIEPSGKIIGHDFLAFYMAGEMAADGQVEPLYQPAAQTAWQQAFMAPINPKWQGTCLYLNPPHYAWLMSWISWLGYGGALAVWWVFSLACFAATAAIWRRWLDREDWVLAVILAVSMPAWFQALAGGQNTFVTLMVLSGFCACLLNRWDLRAGLVLSLLAFKFQFLLIPAAVLLVKGRWRAIGGLALGGGLTLILTVVMLGPESISQYVRFGSSLGELMRTEGFDVYKQHSWHGFFALAGSGWLPASAVRVLTGAAALGCLWLLWRIWKGPRSREPGIPELQLAGLMLVTLMASPHLFHYDMLLSALPAVLWLRAFRERPELSRQMAGVRIVLVAGFAWLAVGGLISGAAHVQASPVLMAVWTYLTAAAVGRAGLPTAAHDSTLTERDPFRGVARS